A DNA window from Streptomyces sp. B21-083 contains the following coding sequences:
- the rsfS gene encoding ribosome silencing factor, whose translation MTATDRSIELISAAAQAAADKLAHDIIAYDVSDVLSITDAFLLASAPNDRQVKSIVDEIEERLGKELGVKPVRREGDREARWVLLDYVDIVVHVQHSEERVFYALERLWKDCPELELPADAKATRGKAAEHAKLQAEEDPADFGGLR comes from the coding sequence GTGACCGCCACTGACCGTTCCATCGAGCTCATCTCCGCCGCCGCGCAGGCGGCTGCCGACAAGCTCGCGCACGACATCATCGCCTACGACGTCAGCGACGTGCTGTCGATCACGGACGCCTTCCTGCTGGCCTCCGCACCCAACGACCGCCAGGTCAAGTCGATCGTCGACGAGATCGAGGAGCGGCTCGGCAAGGAACTCGGCGTCAAGCCGGTCCGCCGCGAGGGTGACCGCGAGGCCCGCTGGGTGCTCCTGGACTACGTCGACATCGTCGTCCACGTCCAGCACAGCGAGGAGCGCGTCTTCTACGCCCTGGAGCGGCTCTGGAAGGACTGCCCCGAGCTGGAGCTGCCCGCCGACGCCAAGGCCACCCGCGGCAAGGCCGCCGAGCACGCCAAGCTCCAGGCCGAGGAGGACCCCGCCGACTTCGGAGGCCTGCGGTGA
- the proB gene encoding glutamate 5-kinase, translating into MAGARKAVAEAHRIVVKVGSSSLTTAAGGLDADRVDALVDVLATSRSGGEKEIVLVSSGAIAAGLAPLGLRRRPKDLARQQAAASVGQGLLIARYTASCARHGIRVGQVLLTSDDTSRRANHRNASRTLDKLLAMGALPVVNENDTVATDEIRFGDNDRLAALVAHLVRADLLVLLSDIDGVYDGDPSKAGTSRIAEVRGPADLAHVDIGSAGKAGVGTGGMVTKVEAARIAAAAGIPVVLTSAVHAADAFTGRDTGTYFHATGRRSADRLLWLQHASTPQGSLSLDDGAVRAVVQGRKSLLPAGIAAVEGEFVAGDPVELCDSTGRAVARGLVNFDAKEIPQLIGRSTRELARELGPAYEREVVHRDDLVILNP; encoded by the coding sequence GTGGCAGGGGCAAGGAAGGCCGTCGCAGAGGCCCACAGGATTGTCGTCAAGGTGGGTTCCTCGTCGTTGACCACGGCGGCCGGCGGCCTCGACGCCGACCGGGTGGACGCGCTCGTCGACGTCCTCGCCACCAGCCGCAGCGGCGGTGAGAAGGAGATCGTCCTCGTCTCCTCCGGCGCCATCGCCGCAGGACTCGCCCCGCTGGGCCTGCGCCGGCGCCCCAAGGACCTGGCCCGCCAGCAGGCCGCCGCCAGCGTCGGGCAGGGGCTCCTCATCGCCCGCTACACGGCCTCCTGCGCCCGCCACGGCATCCGGGTCGGCCAGGTGCTGCTGACCTCCGACGACACCAGCCGCCGCGCCAACCACCGAAACGCCTCGCGCACCCTCGACAAGCTCCTCGCGATGGGCGCCCTCCCGGTCGTCAACGAGAACGACACCGTCGCCACGGACGAGATCCGCTTCGGCGACAACGACCGCCTCGCCGCCCTCGTCGCCCACCTCGTACGGGCCGACCTCCTCGTACTGCTGTCCGACATCGACGGCGTGTACGACGGCGACCCCAGCAAAGCCGGCACGTCCCGGATCGCCGAGGTGCGCGGCCCCGCGGACCTCGCCCATGTCGACATCGGCAGCGCGGGCAAGGCCGGCGTCGGCACCGGCGGGATGGTCACCAAGGTCGAGGCCGCCCGGATCGCCGCCGCCGCCGGTATCCCGGTGGTCCTGACAAGTGCGGTGCACGCCGCCGACGCCTTCACGGGCCGGGACACAGGCACCTACTTCCACGCCACGGGCAGGCGCTCCGCCGACCGTCTGCTCTGGCTCCAGCACGCCTCCACCCCGCAGGGCTCGCTCAGCCTCGACGACGGGGCCGTGCGCGCGGTCGTCCAGGGGCGCAAGTCGTTGCTGCCGGCCGGGATCGCCGCGGTCGAGGGCGAGTTCGTCGCCGGTGACCCGGTCGAACTGTGCGACAGCACGGGCCGCGCCGTCGCACGCGGGCTCGTCAACTTCGACGCCAAGGAGATCCCCCAGCTGATCGGCCGGTCGACGCGCGAACTGGCCCGCGAACTGGGCCCCGCGTACGAGCGCGAGGTCGTACACCGGGACGACCTGGTCATCCTGAACCCCTGA
- a CDS encoding bifunctional cytidylyltransferase/SDR family oxidoreductase: MSQHKAKPRTTAVVLAGGTGQRVGLSIPKQLLKIAGKAVIEHTLSTFEHADSIDDVIVLMAPGYVPDVEKIVAKAGFKKVTRIIEGGATRNDTTERAIEALGEGLADGEDANVLFHDAVRPLLSQRVIDDCVIALERYQAVDVAIPSADTIIVTRTHGEDGEFITEIPDRSRLRRGQTPQAFKLSTIRRAYEVAAGDPNFQATDDCSVVLRYLPDVPIHVVAGDEYNMKVTQPVDVFIADKLFQLASAATPEQMSEEAYRELLTGRTLVVFGGSYGIGKDIAELAEGYGAKVYALGRSTTGTHVENPEEVDDALSKAYSETGRIDYVINTAGVLRIGKLAETDNATIEEALKVNYLAPVQIARSAYKYLAETKGQLLLYTSSSYTRGRAEYSLYSSTKAAMVNLTQALSDEWAGDGVRVNCVNPERTATPMRTKAFGQEPAGSLLSSEAVARTSLDVLLSELTGHVIDVRQQDPTAVAGRASGFEQALASVLDRQNDDLA; this comes from the coding sequence GTGTCCCAGCACAAAGCCAAGCCCCGCACCACCGCCGTCGTCCTCGCGGGCGGCACCGGTCAGCGGGTGGGTCTGTCGATTCCGAAGCAGTTGCTGAAGATCGCGGGCAAGGCGGTCATCGAGCACACCCTCAGCACCTTCGAGCACGCGGACTCGATCGACGACGTCATCGTCCTGATGGCCCCCGGCTATGTGCCGGACGTCGAGAAGATCGTCGCCAAGGCCGGATTCAAGAAGGTCACCCGGATCATCGAGGGCGGCGCGACCCGCAACGACACCACCGAGCGGGCCATCGAGGCCCTGGGGGAGGGCCTGGCCGACGGTGAGGACGCCAACGTCCTGTTCCACGACGCCGTACGGCCGCTGCTGTCCCAGCGGGTCATCGACGACTGCGTGATCGCCCTGGAGCGTTACCAGGCCGTCGACGTCGCCATTCCCTCCGCCGACACGATCATCGTCACGCGCACGCACGGCGAGGACGGTGAGTTCATCACCGAGATCCCCGACCGCTCGCGGCTGCGGCGCGGTCAGACGCCTCAGGCGTTCAAGCTGTCGACCATCCGGCGGGCCTACGAGGTCGCGGCCGGCGACCCCAACTTCCAGGCCACGGACGACTGTTCGGTCGTACTCCGGTATCTGCCGGATGTGCCGATCCATGTTGTCGCGGGCGACGAGTACAACATGAAGGTCACCCAGCCCGTCGATGTCTTCATCGCCGACAAGCTCTTCCAGCTCGCCTCCGCCGCCACGCCGGAACAGATGAGCGAGGAGGCCTACCGAGAGTTGCTCACCGGCAGGACACTCGTCGTCTTCGGCGGGTCCTACGGCATCGGCAAGGACATCGCCGAGCTGGCCGAGGGGTACGGCGCCAAGGTGTACGCCCTCGGGCGCTCGACCACGGGCACGCACGTCGAGAACCCGGAGGAGGTCGACGACGCGCTGTCCAAGGCGTACTCCGAGACCGGGCGCATCGACTACGTCATCAACACGGCCGGCGTCCTGCGGATCGGCAAGCTCGCCGAGACCGACAACGCGACCATCGAGGAAGCGCTGAAGGTCAACTACCTCGCCCCCGTGCAGATCGCCCGCTCGGCCTACAAGTACCTCGCCGAGACCAAGGGCCAGCTGCTCCTCTACACCTCCAGCAGCTACACGCGCGGCCGGGCCGAGTACAGCCTCTACTCCTCCACCAAGGCCGCGATGGTGAACCTCACCCAGGCCCTGTCGGACGAGTGGGCCGGTGACGGGGTCCGCGTCAACTGCGTCAACCCGGAGCGCACGGCCACGCCGATGCGTACGAAGGCCTTCGGCCAGGAGCCCGCGGGTTCGCTGCTGTCCTCCGAGGCGGTGGCCCGTACCTCGCTGGACGTGCTGCTGTCCGAGCTGACCGGGCATGTCATCGACGTCCGCCAGCAGGACCCGACAGCCGTGGCCGGCCGGGCCTCGGGTTTCGAACAGGCACTCGCCAGCGTTCTCGACCGGCAGAACGACGACCTGGCATAA
- a CDS encoding histidine phosphatase family protein yields MTAPSSAGTGRKPGQGRRLILWRHGQTSWNVERRFQGTTDVELTETGIGQARRAARLLASLKPDAIVASDLRRAAYTARELAELTDLTVTHDEGLRETYAGVWQGLTHEEIIGRHGDEYAAWKRGEPIRRGGGELETEVADRAAPVVLRHAEKLPEDGTLVVVSHGGTIRTTIGRLLGLESRHWESLGGLSNCCWSVLGEGARGWRLLEHNAGTLPEPVLGDDD; encoded by the coding sequence GTGACCGCACCCTCGTCCGCCGGGACCGGCCGCAAGCCGGGCCAGGGCCGCCGCCTCATCCTGTGGCGTCACGGCCAGACGTCGTGGAACGTGGAGCGGCGCTTCCAGGGCACGACCGACGTCGAGCTCACCGAGACCGGCATCGGTCAGGCCCGTCGCGCCGCCCGGTTGCTCGCCTCGCTGAAGCCCGACGCGATCGTCGCCTCGGACCTCCGGCGCGCTGCGTACACGGCCCGCGAACTCGCCGAGCTCACCGACCTCACGGTGACGCACGACGAGGGCCTTCGGGAGACGTACGCGGGCGTCTGGCAGGGGCTGACGCATGAGGAGATCATCGGCCGCCACGGCGACGAGTACGCCGCGTGGAAGCGCGGTGAGCCGATCCGCCGAGGCGGCGGTGAACTGGAGACCGAGGTCGCCGACCGAGCCGCCCCCGTGGTGCTGCGGCACGCCGAGAAGCTCCCCGAGGACGGCACCCTCGTGGTCGTCAGTCACGGTGGCACCATCCGGACCACCATTGGGCGCCTGCTCGGCCTGGAGTCCCGCCATTGGGAGAGCCTCGGCGGTCTCTCCAACTGCTGCTGGTCCGTCCTCGGTGAGGGCGCCCGCGGCTGGCGTCTCCTTGAGCACAACGCCGGCACACTGCCCGAACCCGTGCTCGGCGACGACGACTGA
- a CDS encoding M48 family metallopeptidase, producing the protein MSDDSRDSNGQGPEGHENVPSRQRTRFPGISSRAYEHPADRSALVALRKLSGFDTVFKALSGLLPERSLRLLFLSDSVRVSDQQFAHLHAMLRDACHILDLEKVPPMYVNQDPQPNAMCIGLDEPIIVVTTGLVELLDEEEMRAVVGHEVGHALSGHSVYRTILLFLTNLALRVAWIPLGNIAIMAIVTALREWFRKSELSADRAGLLVGQDLKASMRGLMKIAGGNHLHEMNVDAFLAQAEEYEAGGDLRDSVLKILNVLPRTHPFTTVRAAELKKWAESRDYQRVMDGHYPRRTEDKDTSVSGSFRESAASYASNVKNSKDPLMKLVSDIAGGAGDLGGRVRRGFGSSTGSTPPRDDSSPGD; encoded by the coding sequence ATGTCCGACGACAGCCGTGACAGCAACGGGCAGGGGCCCGAGGGCCACGAGAACGTGCCCAGCAGACAGCGCACCCGTTTCCCGGGGATCTCCTCACGGGCGTACGAGCACCCGGCCGACCGCTCCGCCCTGGTCGCCCTGCGCAAGCTCAGCGGGTTCGACACCGTCTTCAAGGCGCTCAGCGGGCTGCTTCCCGAGCGCAGTCTGCGGCTGCTGTTCCTGTCCGACTCCGTGCGCGTCTCGGACCAGCAGTTCGCCCACCTCCACGCCATGCTGCGCGACGCCTGCCACATCCTGGACCTGGAGAAGGTCCCGCCGATGTACGTCAACCAGGACCCGCAGCCCAACGCCATGTGCATCGGTCTGGACGAGCCGATCATCGTCGTCACCACGGGCCTCGTCGAGCTGCTCGACGAGGAGGAGATGCGGGCCGTCGTCGGGCACGAGGTCGGACACGCCCTCTCCGGGCACTCCGTCTACCGGACGATCCTGCTGTTCCTGACCAACCTGGCCCTTCGTGTCGCCTGGATCCCGCTCGGCAACATCGCGATCATGGCGATCGTCACCGCCCTGCGCGAGTGGTTCCGCAAGTCGGAGCTGTCCGCCGACCGCGCGGGACTGCTCGTCGGCCAGGACCTCAAGGCCTCGATGCGCGGCCTGATGAAGATCGCCGGCGGCAACCACCTGCACGAGATGAACGTGGACGCGTTCCTCGCCCAGGCGGAGGAGTACGAGGCGGGGGGCGATCTGCGTGACTCCGTGCTGAAGATCCTCAACGTCCTGCCCCGCACCCACCCCTTCACCACCGTGCGCGCCGCCGAGCTGAAGAAGTGGGCCGAGTCCCGGGACTACCAGCGGGTCATGGACGGCCACTACCCGCGCCGCACCGAGGACAAGGACACCTCGGTGTCCGGCTCCTTCCGCGAGTCGGCGGCGAGTTACGCGAGCAATGTCAAGAACTCCAAGGACCCGCTGATGAAGCTGGTCTCCGACATCGCCGGCGGGGCGGGCGACCTCGGCGGCAGGGTGCGAAGAGGCTTCGGCAGCTCCACCGGTTCAACACCTCCGCGAGACGACTCGTCTCCGGGCGACTAA
- a CDS encoding SCO2583 family membrane protein, whose product MGGPGDPPEGTPEAAPGGGEDEYRSVVFDESFVRAARLQEFSAQERLDDHAPAVRRRQPLHRGLSRQALILVLLIAVAFGTAIYMGVRNPYQSPVAEPASEPLRMTVIPLAPQGAVPGTTDPEQLFAHSPAAQFGIGAEGIALPATRRTEHFSDSQVVTALTAAKDYLVESSLYPEVLTGGEVRAVRVMLDPDQLDQFDQSFDQPTADGRHAPTGWLVRFDPSRAQLADDRIRVRGTLRATETDSATLEVVADHTFVYALRPTGAGEQAQASLFTVRRELHFSFDRADLRMHQVRLVVSYVQAGPLSCAEDSVGYLRPMLAGQTAKAGGPAGTDPYATGGTAALCGSLAAGVQPTV is encoded by the coding sequence ATGGGCGGACCAGGAGACCCACCTGAGGGGACACCCGAGGCTGCCCCTGGTGGCGGCGAGGACGAGTACCGATCCGTCGTCTTCGACGAGTCGTTCGTCCGCGCTGCCCGGCTTCAGGAGTTCTCCGCGCAGGAGCGCCTGGACGACCACGCACCGGCCGTACGCCGTCGCCAGCCCCTGCACCGGGGGCTGTCCCGGCAAGCGCTGATCCTCGTGCTGCTGATCGCCGTCGCCTTCGGTACCGCGATCTACATGGGTGTACGGAACCCTTACCAGAGCCCGGTCGCCGAGCCGGCCTCGGAGCCGCTGCGGATGACCGTCATCCCCCTCGCGCCACAGGGCGCCGTGCCCGGCACCACCGACCCCGAACAACTGTTCGCACATAGTCCGGCGGCACAGTTCGGCATAGGCGCCGAGGGCATCGCCCTGCCCGCCACGCGACGCACCGAGCACTTCTCGGACAGCCAGGTCGTCACCGCCCTCACCGCCGCCAAGGACTACCTGGTCGAGTCCTCGCTCTATCCGGAGGTGCTCACCGGCGGCGAGGTCCGAGCCGTGCGGGTGATGCTCGATCCCGACCAACTCGACCAGTTCGACCAGAGTTTCGACCAACCGACCGCCGACGGCAGGCACGCGCCCACCGGATGGCTGGTCCGCTTCGACCCCTCCCGCGCACAGCTGGCCGACGACAGGATTCGCGTACGGGGCACCCTGCGGGCCACGGAGACCGACTCGGCGACCCTGGAGGTCGTGGCGGACCACACCTTCGTGTACGCGCTGCGGCCCACCGGCGCCGGCGAACAGGCGCAGGCGTCCCTGTTCACCGTCCGGCGCGAGCTGCACTTCAGCTTCGACCGCGCCGACCTGCGCATGCACCAGGTCCGGCTGGTCGTCTCCTACGTCCAGGCCGGACCGCTGTCCTGCGCGGAGGACTCCGTCGGTTACCTGAGGCCGATGCTGGCCGGCCAGACCGCCAAGGCGGGTGGACCGGCCGGGACGGATCCGTATGCCACGGGCGGCACGGCGGCGCTGTGCGGCTCGCTGGCGGCGGGGGTGCAGCCGACGGTGTGA
- a CDS encoding glutamate-5-semialdehyde dehydrogenase, with translation MPTLSPYDSMSPVTQAAYRAKAAAADLAPLPRAEKDDALLAVADALEVRTSEIVEANAKDIARAREAGTSETVIDRLTLTPERVRAIASDVRDVVALPDPVGEVVRGSTLPNGIDLRQVRVPLGVVGIIYEARPNVTVDAAALCLKSGNAVLLRGSSSAHESNAALVRVLRDAVGGAGLPADAVQLVPGENRESVRELMRARGLVDVLIPRGGASLIRTVVQESTVPVIETGTGNCHVYVDAQADIDMAIEILINSKASRPSVCNSAETLLVHQDIAPEFLPRALDALAEAGVTVHADERVLAYAKDSKATVVEATLEDWETEYLSYDIAAAVVDSLERAVDHIRLWTSGHTEAIVTTSQQAARRFTQLVDSTTVAVNASTRFTDGGQFGFGAEIGISTQKLHARGPMGLPELTSTKYIVTGDGHIRR, from the coding sequence ATGCCCACGCTTTCGCCGTACGACTCGATGTCCCCGGTCACACAGGCCGCCTACCGTGCCAAGGCCGCCGCCGCCGACCTCGCCCCCCTTCCGCGGGCCGAGAAGGACGACGCGCTCCTCGCCGTCGCGGACGCGCTGGAGGTCCGTACGAGCGAAATCGTCGAGGCCAACGCCAAGGACATCGCCCGCGCGCGGGAGGCCGGCACCAGCGAGACGGTCATCGACCGGCTGACCCTCACCCCGGAGCGGGTGCGCGCCATCGCCTCCGACGTCCGGGACGTGGTGGCGCTGCCCGACCCGGTCGGCGAGGTCGTCCGCGGGTCCACCCTCCCCAACGGCATCGACCTGCGCCAGGTCCGCGTCCCGCTGGGTGTCGTCGGCATCATCTACGAGGCCCGCCCGAACGTGACGGTCGACGCCGCCGCCCTCTGCCTGAAGTCCGGCAACGCGGTGCTGCTGCGTGGCTCGTCCTCGGCGCACGAGTCGAACGCCGCCCTGGTACGGGTGCTGCGCGACGCCGTCGGCGGCGCCGGCCTGCCCGCCGACGCCGTGCAGCTCGTCCCCGGCGAGAACCGCGAGTCCGTACGGGAACTGATGCGCGCCCGCGGCCTGGTCGACGTACTGATCCCGCGCGGCGGCGCCTCCCTGATCCGGACCGTCGTCCAGGAGTCGACGGTTCCCGTCATCGAGACCGGCACGGGCAACTGCCATGTGTACGTGGACGCACAGGCCGACATCGACATGGCGATCGAGATCCTGATCAACTCCAAGGCCTCGCGCCCGAGCGTCTGCAACTCCGCCGAGACCCTCCTCGTCCACCAGGACATCGCCCCCGAGTTCCTGCCGCGCGCCCTGGACGCGCTGGCGGAGGCCGGGGTCACCGTGCACGCCGACGAGCGTGTGCTGGCGTACGCGAAGGACTCGAAGGCCACGGTGGTCGAGGCGACGCTGGAGGACTGGGAGACCGAGTACCTGTCGTACGACATCGCCGCCGCCGTCGTCGACTCGCTGGAGCGGGCCGTCGACCACATCCGGCTGTGGACCTCCGGGCACACGGAGGCGATCGTGACGACCTCGCAGCAGGCCGCCCGCCGCTTCACCCAGCTGGTCGACTCGACGACGGTCGCCGTCAACGCCTCGACGCGCTTCACCGACGGCGGTCAGTTCGGTTTCGGCGCGGAGATCGGTATCTCGACGCAGAAGCTGCACGCGCGCGGGCCGATGGGGCTGCCGGAGCTGACCAGCACCAAGTACATCGTCACCGGCGACGGGCATATCCGCCGCTGA
- a CDS encoding SCO2584 family spore wall biosynthesis protein, with product MPEDVGGTPFFPDGWEPDDDHDRGVPDEEFASVVFDEAFVQAAVVHEPTAVERLLAAAQARAEASEAEARRAHARGLRDERHDDGFGSDDPAYYGHGRDLDDLDDADILEGRYGAPGAHGKQVSRWHRPVAWMLALVMGIGMVALAFTAVYRGSSSGRQEQVPPPASTNLEQGGKTAPSASADYSRPAVSAFPRTP from the coding sequence GTGCCGGAGGACGTGGGGGGCACGCCGTTCTTCCCTGACGGCTGGGAGCCCGACGACGACCACGACCGCGGGGTGCCGGACGAAGAGTTCGCCTCCGTGGTCTTCGACGAGGCCTTCGTACAGGCGGCCGTGGTGCACGAGCCGACCGCCGTCGAACGCCTCCTTGCCGCAGCGCAGGCGAGAGCGGAGGCCTCCGAGGCCGAGGCGCGCCGGGCGCACGCCAGAGGCCTCAGAGACGAGCGCCACGACGACGGCTTCGGGTCCGACGACCCCGCCTATTACGGCCACGGCCGGGATCTCGACGACCTGGACGACGCCGACATCCTGGAGGGCCGCTACGGCGCTCCGGGCGCACACGGCAAACAGGTCTCCCGCTGGCACCGCCCCGTCGCCTGGATGCTCGCTCTCGTGATGGGGATCGGCATGGTCGCGCTGGCCTTCACGGCGGTCTACCGGGGGTCGTCCTCCGGGCGCCAGGAGCAGGTGCCGCCGCCCGCCTCGACCAATCTTGAGCAGGGCGGCAAAACGGCGCCGTCCGCTTCGGCCGACTACTCCCGGCCGGCCGTGTCCGCGTTCCCCCGCACTCCCTGA
- the nadD gene encoding nicotinate-nucleotide adenylyltransferase, producing MGEQDMPTGPADNAVDRPARDAKSRPGLRRVLGNGPSNPGKRRLGVMGGTFDPIHHGHLVAASEVAAQFHLDEVVFVPTGQPWQKTDRSVSPAEDRYLMTVIATAENPQFSVSRIDLDRGGPTYTTDTLRDLRALNPDTDLFFITGADALGQILTWRDAEELFSLAHFIGVTRPGHTLTDPGLPEGGVSLVEVPALAISSTDCRARVAKGDPVWYLVPDGVVRYIDKRELYRGE from the coding sequence ATGGGAGAGCAGGACATGCCTACCGGTCCGGCGGACAACGCCGTCGACCGTCCGGCGCGCGACGCGAAGAGCCGTCCGGGGCTCCGGCGCGTGCTCGGTAACGGTCCGTCGAACCCCGGCAAGCGCCGCCTCGGTGTCATGGGCGGGACATTCGATCCGATCCACCACGGGCACCTCGTGGCGGCCAGCGAGGTCGCCGCGCAGTTCCACCTCGACGAGGTGGTGTTCGTACCGACCGGACAGCCGTGGCAGAAGACCGACCGCAGCGTGTCGCCGGCCGAGGACCGCTATCTGATGACGGTCATCGCGACCGCCGAGAACCCCCAGTTCTCGGTCAGCCGCATCGACCTCGACCGCGGTGGGCCGACGTACACCACGGACACCCTGCGCGACCTGCGAGCGCTCAACCCCGATACGGACCTGTTCTTCATCACGGGCGCCGACGCGCTCGGCCAGATCCTCACCTGGCGCGACGCCGAAGAACTGTTCTCCCTCGCGCACTTCATCGGAGTCACCCGGCCCGGCCACACCCTGACCGACCCGGGACTCCCGGAGGGCGGTGTCTCGCTCGTCGAGGTTCCCGCCCTGGCCATCTCGTCCACAGACTGCCGTGCGAGGGTCGCCAAGGGCGACCCGGTCTGGTATCTGGTTCCGGACGGTGTGGTGCGCTACATCGACAAGCGCGAGCTGTACCGCGGCGAGTGA
- a CDS encoding LCP family protein, whose translation MNDRHDSGYDGDQQYELAGYDDYGRPVYQQVPSPQQQYQQQQQTQPNPQPYDPYAQQVPQQQGYAGYGYDPYATGQQQPATSYDPYGAGNPATGYDPYGQPANSGQQPRVAEQAPPSVPTARTAQAAPAAYVPQQGGPVEGDVPQAQRAQEASQVLGERDYSTQQFAFVEEPTGDSEDVIDWLDFTENRSERREEAKRRARGRAIALIVVLAMVAVGGAGYLWYAGKLPGASSAASGTGGATTAGAQKRDVVVVHLHNTKKGGTSTVLLVDNSTTKQGTTVLLPNSLALTDDDGSTTTLAKSVEDDGSSGTRDALDTVLGTDIEGTWRLDTPYLQNLVELVGNIDIDTNADVPDPAAKKGTAPLVKKGEAQTLSGKMAVAYATYLARGETQDAQLERFGQVMQGVLRKLSSDAQAATVTVQTLAQILDPSLTDKDLGSFLARLADLAKGGDYKTALLPVQGDGTLSAQAGSSVVKTVLGGTAKSPEKDAAVRVSVQNATGDKGDTEKARVVLLNGGFTFLEAGTADTARATSLVTYGDAADKENAVETAKTLGLPTSTVKKGTVFSNADVSVILGQDYKPAS comes from the coding sequence GTGAACGACCGACACGACTCGGGGTACGACGGCGACCAGCAGTACGAGCTCGCCGGCTACGACGACTACGGCCGGCCTGTGTACCAGCAGGTGCCGTCACCCCAGCAGCAGTACCAGCAACAGCAGCAGACACAGCCGAACCCGCAGCCGTACGACCCGTACGCGCAGCAGGTCCCCCAGCAGCAGGGATACGCGGGGTACGGCTACGACCCGTACGCGACCGGACAGCAGCAGCCCGCCACCTCGTACGACCCGTACGGCGCCGGAAACCCGGCCACCGGGTACGACCCCTACGGGCAGCCGGCGAACAGCGGGCAGCAGCCCCGGGTCGCCGAGCAGGCACCGCCGTCGGTGCCGACGGCCCGCACCGCGCAGGCAGCGCCTGCCGCCTACGTTCCGCAGCAGGGCGGCCCGGTCGAAGGCGACGTCCCGCAGGCCCAGAGGGCCCAGGAGGCCTCGCAGGTCCTGGGTGAACGCGACTACAGCACCCAGCAGTTCGCCTTCGTCGAGGAGCCCACCGGTGACTCCGAGGATGTCATCGACTGGCTGGACTTCACCGAGAACCGCAGCGAGCGACGCGAGGAGGCCAAGCGCCGCGCACGCGGTCGCGCCATCGCCCTGATCGTCGTCCTCGCCATGGTGGCGGTCGGCGGGGCCGGCTATCTCTGGTACGCGGGGAAGCTGCCGGGGGCATCGTCCGCGGCCAGCGGAACCGGCGGGGCGACCACCGCGGGGGCCCAGAAACGGGACGTCGTCGTCGTCCACCTGCACAACACCAAGAAGGGCGGCACCTCCACGGTGCTGCTCGTCGACAACTCCACGACCAAGCAGGGCACCACGGTGCTGCTGCCCAACTCCCTCGCTCTGACCGACGACGACGGCTCCACGACCACGCTCGCCAAGTCCGTCGAAGACGACGGCTCCTCCGGGACACGCGACGCGCTCGACACCGTCCTCGGCACCGACATCGAGGGCACCTGGCGGCTCGACACCCCCTACCTGCAGAACCTCGTCGAGCTGGTCGGCAACATCGACATCGACACCAACGCGGACGTACCCGACCCGGCCGCCAAGAAGGGCACGGCGCCCCTCGTGAAGAAGGGCGAGGCCCAGACCCTCAGCGGCAAGATGGCCGTCGCCTACGCCACCTACCTCGCCCGCGGCGAGACTCAGGACGCCCAGCTGGAGCGGTTCGGGCAGGTCATGCAGGGAGTGCTGCGCAAACTGTCCTCCGACGCCCAGGCGGCGACGGTCACCGTGCAGACGCTGGCGCAGATCCTCGACCCCTCGCTGACCGACAAGGACCTCGGCAGCTTCCTCGCCAGGCTCGCCGACCTCGCCAAGGGCGGCGACTACAAGACAGCGCTGCTGCCGGTCCAGGGGGACGGCACCCTGAGCGCCCAGGCCGGCTCCTCGGTCGTGAAGACCGTGCTCGGCGGCACCGCCAAGAGCCCCGAGAAGGACGCCGCGGTCCGTGTCTCCGTCCAGAACGCCACCGGCGACAAGGGCGACACCGAGAAGGCCCGCGTCGTGCTCCTGAACGGCGGCTTCACCTTCCTGGAGGCCGGTACGGCCGACACCGCGCGCGCCACCTCCCTGGTCACCTACGGCGACGCCGCCGACAAGGAGAACGCCGTCGAGACCGCCAAGACGCTGGGGCTGCCCACGAGCACGGTGAAGAAGGGCACGGTCTTCTCGAACGCGGACGTCTCCGTGATCCTCGGCCAGGACTACAAGCCGGCCTCGTGA